In Stanieria sp. NIES-3757, the DNA window AACTATCTTTAGTAGCCGAACTAGAGCATCAAATTATTGGCTATATAATGTTTAGTTGGATCGATTTAGTCGCAGAAAAAACGATTAAAGTTTTGGCTCTAGCACCCCTTGCTGTTTCACCAAAATATCAAAATCAAGGAGTAGGTAGCACACTAGTAAACGAAGGGTTATCAATTGCAGATAACTATAACATACCCTTAGTGATTGTGTTAGGACATCCTAACTTTTATGCGAAATTTGGATTTGAACCATCTGTAAAATATAACATTGCGTCTCCTTTTGATGTTCCAAAAGAAGTATTTATGGTAAAACTTCTCAAAAGTTATCAACAAGATACTTGTGCTAAAGTAGTTTATCCTTTAGCTTTTAATGATTTATAAATTAAAACAAGAATTTATACATTTTTGTCTATGACTTTAATAGGTTTAAATCTAATGCTAACTAAGAGTTATTAGTTAAACAGTCACAAGTTTTAGTCATTTTGTTAAGTTTTCTTTACAAAAAATAGTTAATAGAGCGAATAATAATTATCAAAAAAAGATGCTCAACCTAAGTATAATTAAGCATCTTAAGTAAAACTTATCGTCTTAACAAGAAATTCAAACTCTGATAATTGTTTAGTTATGGGGATTTTCTTGTAATACTAAATATACAGGTAAAGTTTTTACCGAGAAAATCAAAAGTAGTGAAGCTAAAAATCATTTTGATAGGAGATTTTTTATGGAAATTAATGATTTAACTCTATGGACAATCATTTTATTTAATGCAGGATTTTGTTTGCTTTTACCTAGAATCGTAACCTTAAATTGGTCAAAAATTCTGACCATAAAACCAAATTCAGCAAGCAACTAATTGAATGAGCGGATTTTATCTTTACAATAAATCTTTAGTAAAGACATCAAACTGCTCTTAATTATTTTCTGATGCAGTCTGCCCGATTTTAGGTTCTGTACCTGCCATTAAACGTTGAATATTACTTGTGTGACGAAGAATAACATAAACCCCAGCGATCGCGGAGAAGACTAGATAGGGTATTGGTTGATGAAGTAAAATCATCATTAGATTAACTGCGATCGCGCCTGTAATCGAACTCAAAGACACAATCCGAGAAATTGCTAACATCACTCCAAAAGCAGCTAAAGTGCCTAAAGCTACTAGAGGATTCATTACTAATAACACGCCCAAAGCAGTAGCAACGGATTTACCGCCAGTAAATTGCAGCCAAATCGATTTACTATGACCGATTAAAGCAGCCAAAGCAGATACAGTAATTAACCAAGATTGCTCGCTTGGGGGTAAAATCTCAACAGAAGCATAGGAATAAAATAATTTAACTAATAAAATTGCGATTGCACCTTTGAGTAGATCGATGGTTAAAACAGCGATCGCTGCTCCTTTGCCAACACTTCTAAGCACGTTGGTTGCACCAGTAGATCCAGAACCATATTCACGGATATCAATTCCCTTGAGATAACGTCCAGCTAAATAACCCGTAGGAATTGAACCTAATAAATAAGCAACAATTACAAATAATCCAGCCACAACGATAGAAATCACCATAATTTTTGTATTAGTTAGCAATTACCAAAAATAAATTATCAGATATTCAGTTACTGAATATATATTGCATTTTGTATTTTTTACTCAATTAGCTCTTAAAAATAGCCAATTGTGACGGAATCTTTGTTAGCCTAAAGAATATAACTTGATATTTTTAGATTTAGATTTTCACGAAAAGTGCCAGAAGACTATACTTTTGCTCCTATTGGTTGGCATGAGTTACTCTTGCGTTTAGGCATCGCCTTACTTGTCGGTGCAATTATTGGTTTAGAAAGAGAAGCCAAGAGTAAACCTGCTGGACTAAGAACTAATATGTTAGTTTGTTTTGGCTCGGCTTTATTAGTTCTCGTCCCGATTGAAATTGGTGCAGCCCAAAAAAATTTAGATATTTTAGGTCGAGCTATTTCTGGCGTGATTACTGGTGTTGGCTTTATTGGGGGAGGAACAATTTTACGAGAATCTAAAGTAAAAGGTTTGACTTCTGCTGCTGCGATTTGGGTGTCTTCTGCGCTTGGGATTACAATTGGTTGTGGTTTATGGTTATTAGGATTAGGGGCAGCTTTAGTAACTTTCGTAATTCTGTTTGTTTTTTCTAAATGGGAAGATTATCTTTAAAGATGGCAAAATAGTCTTAATTTTGTTGGGTTTTACGCTTGATAATCCACCAACTAGTCATAATGATGAGTGCCACAATCATAATCGTAGAAATTGGCCCAAGAAACCTTTTCACTTGCTCGTAATTTTCCCCTAATAAATATCCTGCATAGGTTAATAAACTCACCCAAACAGCAGTCCCAACAGTTGAATAAACTAGAAAAGTCCAGAAAGACATTCTATTAATTCCAGCAGGCACAGAAATATAAGTACGTATTCCTGGGACAATTCGACCCAAACCCGTTGCTAAATTACCTCGACGATCAAACCATTGCTTGGCTTGGAGAACATCTTCACCAGAAACAGTTAACCACTGACCGTATTTATCAGCCAGAAATTGAATTCGCCTCAAGCCTAAACGTTTACCTAAATAATACCAAGGTAACGCGCCTAAAATTGAACCAACTATTCCTGCACCAACTACATGAGCAAAGTCTAGTTTACCTTGGGTGACGACAAACCCTGCTAGAGGCATAATTAGCTCAGAAGGAATAGGTGGAAAAACGTTTTCTAGAAACATCAAAAATCCAATCCCAAAATAGCCAAGAGAGTTAATTGTATTTACAATCCATTCAAGCATGAGTTTTTTTTTAATTAGTCGTAGAGACGAACTGCCGTTATAATTTTTAGCTAGATTGACCAGAAAATTGCTGTTTTCTTCTCCTGCCTCTAATTTGTTTAACTATTTGACCGATTACTAGGGGAACTAAACTTACAGCGAAGATGATTCCCCATCCTTCTAAACCAGGGTTAACCGTTTGCAAAACATTAGATAGCCCTGGTAAATAAACAGCCGATAATAATAAACCCGTACAGATTAACAATGCTCCCCAAATATAATGGTTGGTCGTTACTTCATTTTTAATCAAACCAGAACCAGTATCACGCATATTAAACACGTGCCATAATCTGCCAAAAGCTAAGGTCATAAAAGAAATAGTAATTGCTTGTTTTTCTTCTATCCCTAAATAAACCAATACATAAGCAAACACAGCCAAGACGGGAATAGCAATTAAAAATCCATAAAGGGCGATCGCTCTCCAATGACTTTTAGTTAAGATGGATTCTTTAGAATCACGGGGAGGATGTTGCATTAAGGTAGGGTTACCCGCACCAAGCCCTAAAGCGAGAGCAGGAAAGACATCGTTAACGGCATTAAGAAAGAGAATTTGTAAGGGTAATAAAGGTAAGGGGGCATCGGTGAACGAAGCAGCAGCTACCACAATGATTTCTCCTACGTTGCCAGATAGTAAATAAAGAGTAAATTTACGAATATTGTTAAAAATCGCTCTTCCCTGTTCAACAGCTGCAATAATTGAGCTAAAAGCATCATCTTGCAATACCATATCGGCTGCTTCGCGAGCTACCTGCGTACCTCGTTTTCCCATCGCTACACCAATATCAGCTTTTTTGAGGGCAGGAGCATCATTAACACCGTCTCCTGTCATGGCTACTACTGAACCCGCTTCCTGATGCAGCGCAATTAGATTAAGTTTTTGTTCGGGACTGACACGGGCAAAAATAGGTACTTGTCGCAGACGTTCGTGTTCTTGTGGTGATAGTTCGTCAGGACTTTTTAAAGCTTTGCCAGGGACAGCTTCCACTTCTTGTTCAGTAGTCAAACCTACTGCTAATCCAATGTTTCTTGCTGTGACTGGTTGGTCACCCGTAACCATAATGGCGCGAATTCCTGCTTGGTGGCAAGCTTTGAGAGCCTTTTTAACATCCTGTCGTGGTGGATCTAACAATCCCACTACGCCGAGTAGAGTTAATTCTTCGTATGGTTTAATCTCACTACTATCAACAGTTTTTTGAGCTAGAGCTAAAATTCTTAAACCATCTTGAGCCAAGCGATCGCATTTTTGTTGCCAAGCTTCATAGCCTTGGCGATTCATTGCTTTAGCACCTTCGGCAGTTAAGTAATGAGAACAAGCTGGTAAAACTGATTCGGGCGCACCTTTAACCGCAACTCGATATTTCCCATCGGTTTCGTGGTAGGTTGCCATCATTTTGGTTTCCGAATCAAAAGCTTCTTCTTTGACTTCTGGTTGTTGCTGAAGAATCTCTTGATGGTTAATTCCCGCTTTAGCCCCTGCGACTAACAAAGCAACTTCCATCGGATCGCCAATTACTTTATGGTCGTCGTTATCTTGTTCGTAGGGTAAAGCAGCATTGTTACATAACACCCCAACTTCTAACAGTGCTTTCAGGGTTTCTTGGGAATCAGGTTCAATTCTATGACTATCTAGATTAAATTCCCCCTTGGCTTCCAATCCCTCTCCCGTCACTTCAATCCTGCCCTGATCCACAGCAATTTCCGCCACTGTCATGCGATTCTCGGTTAAAGTACCTGTTTTATCTGTACAAATAACACTAGTTGCACCCAATGTTTCTACCGCCGAAAGACGATTAATTAAAGCATTTCGTTTTGCCATGCGCCACATTCCCCGTGCCAAGGCAACCGTCGCTACAATTGGTAATCCTTCTGGTACAGCAGCCACCGACAGTGCGATCGCTGTTTCGACCATGAGATATAAATCTCTACCACCAAGAGTTCCCACCACAACTATGACAGTTGCGATTACTAAAGTAATCCAAATTAACCTGCGTCCTAGACTATCGAGTCGTTTTTCTAAAGGCGTAACTTCTTCTTCTGCTTCGGCAGTAAGGGAAGAAATATGACCTAATTCTGTCTCCATCCCGATTGCCACAACAACCCCTTCCCCCGAACCTCTAGTAATTGCCGTGCCTTTGTACAACATATTAGTACGCTCGGCAAGAGGTAATTCTCGTTCTAATGGCTCTGTAGTTTTACTGACAGGAACCGATTCTCCTGTTAAAGGGGATTCATCAATTTGCAGTTTAGAGGCTTTAATTACTCGTAAATCAGCAGCAATCAAATCTCCACTATCTAAAATGACAATATCTCCAGGAACAAGTTCTTCAGCATTGATCTCTTGTATTCTCCTAGCTCGCCTTACTTTAGTTTTCGTCTCGCTAAGTTGGTGCAGAGACTCCATCGAACGAACTGCTTTAATTTCAGTAAAAAAACCAATTGTGGCATTCAACAAAATAGCAATAATCACAGCTATCCCTTCAACCCATTCCTGAAAGACAAAAGAAAGAATTGCTGCTACTGCCAAAAGACCAATAATCGGACTTTTAAACTGAGTAATTAAAATTTGCCAAGCACTACGCTGCTTAAACTCTTGAAGTTGATTAGCACCGTATTTTTGTCTTCTTCGTTTGACTGTAGCACTGTCTAATCCTTGCTCTAAGTCAACTGAAAAACTTTGCAGAACTTCCTCTACTGAACAAGAACTAGCTGTCTCTCGATCGATTGGGGTGGTTTTGGTGGACATAAGTTTGGGCAATCTTACAGATATTATTGAAGAACTAAATCATTCCCATACCCATACCCGTATAAGGATGGGTTGTTGGTGCATAGTAAGTATTCCAGTCGCTCATCAAACGATTCTGCAAAATAGTTGCTGCACCCTTTACTTCGCTTTCAGTTCCCTCTAACATCACTACGTAGTTACCTTGGGAAAGCATTTCTTTGTAGTATTGAGCTTGATCTTCAGGTAAACCCCAACCAACTAAAGCTCCAATAATGCCACCACCTGCTGCACCAACACCACTACCCAATAAAGTATTGGCTAAGACAATGCCTACTTCCGCTGCTGCACCCAGTCCAGGAATTGCGATTACACCTAAACCTCCCAGCAACCCCAAAAAACTACCGATTAAAGTACCACCTGTAGCTCCTGCGATTGCACCTTCTTGAGCTTGTTGCTCTGGGGAATGTACTTCTTTTCCACCCATAGGCTCTTGAGAATCAGCATTTTGAGCAATCACAGAAATTTTATCCATGTTAAAACCTGAATCTCTCAGTTCTCGAAGAGCAGCTTCAGCGTGTTCACGAGTCGGAAAAGTACCGATGGCGTGTTGATATTGTTCACTAGCCATATTGTTTTCTCTTGAATTATTTCCGTCTCAATTTTGCGCTTCAAATTATCAACAAGTCATCTTCCTGGAGAGATAAAAACTAATACCTAAAAGAATTATAAGCAGGATTTTTTCAATTAACTATTTGGACTTTTGTTTAAAGCGATCGCTCTTATTTGACCAAAAGTCTACACAATCGATTGATTCGGTTGTCGAAACTCTAGATGGATGTAAGGCACATTTGAGATAGGGATTATGAGAAAAAAACCGACAATTTTTACAAGTAGTTTGCTCGTCTGTGTCAAACAATGAACGGTCTTTAAGTTTGGTCAAACTGATTTTGCGATAGAAGCCTAGTATTGCTGCTAATAACACTAAACCTCCAGGAATTACAATTAATGCTGCTGGTGGCACAGCAAAGTTTTCAGTTGTGTTTCTATCGATCTCACTAGGTTTGGTAATAATTGCTTCTTGCTTTGTTTGAGAATTAGGAATATTTAAAAATTGATAATTCATGACTCCCACGGTTTAACTATTAAAAAAAATATATATGAAAATAAAATTGATTTATCAAAAATAATAATTATTGAAAAGTATGTTATTTAATTCCTTTTTATAATAATCTAATAAATATTTTTTTATTAATGATTGCTCGTTAAATTAATTACGATAAATATCAAATTCAATTATTTCTTTTGTTTTGACAATTCTCAGATTATTGTTTTTTAAACAATGATGCCAAAAAATCTTTTATTAAAAATATTGACAGTTGTTCTAAATGTTTAATTTAGAATTC includes these proteins:
- a CDS encoding GCN5-related N-acetyltransferase; translated protein: MDFKNKSLIIRAETHLDYESISIVNNLAFGQETEAQLIDKIRNSENYIPELSLVAELEHQIIGYIMFSWIDLVAEKTIKVLALAPLAVSPKYQNQGVGSTLVNEGLSIADNYNIPLVIVLGHPNFYAKFGFEPSVKYNIASPFDVPKEVFMVKLLKSYQQDTCAKVVYPLAFNDL
- a CDS encoding hypothetical protein (protein of unknown function DUF205), which encodes MVISIVVAGLFVIVAYLLGSIPTGYLAGRYLKGIDIREYGSGSTGATNVLRSVGKGAAIAVLTIDLLKGAIAILLVKLFYSYASVEILPPSEQSWLITVSALAALIGHSKSIWLQFTGGKSVATALGVLLVMNPLVALGTLAAFGVMLAISRIVSLSSITGAIAVNLMMILLHQPIPYLVFSAIAGVYVILRHTSNIQRLMAGTEPKIGQTASENN
- a CDS encoding MgtC/SapB transporter; translated protein: MPEDYTFAPIGWHELLLRLGIALLVGAIIGLEREAKSKPAGLRTNMLVCFGSALLVLVPIEIGAAQKNLDILGRAISGVITGVGFIGGGTILRESKVKGLTSAAAIWVSSALGITIGCGLWLLGLGAALVTFVILFVFSKWEDYL
- a CDS encoding putative DedA produces the protein MLEWIVNTINSLGYFGIGFLMFLENVFPPIPSELIMPLAGFVVTQGKLDFAHVVGAGIVGSILGALPWYYLGKRLGLRRIQFLADKYGQWLTVSGEDVLQAKQWFDRRGNLATGLGRIVPGIRTYISVPAGINRMSFWTFLVYSTVGTAVWVSLLTYAGYLLGENYEQVKRFLGPISTIMIVALIIMTSWWIIKRKTQQN
- a CDS encoding cation-transporting ATPase, with the protein product MSTKTTPIDRETASSCSVEEVLQSFSVDLEQGLDSATVKRRRQKYGANQLQEFKQRSAWQILITQFKSPIIGLLAVAAILSFVFQEWVEGIAVIIAILLNATIGFFTEIKAVRSMESLHQLSETKTKVRRARRIQEINAEELVPGDIVILDSGDLIAADLRVIKASKLQIDESPLTGESVPVSKTTEPLERELPLAERTNMLYKGTAITRGSGEGVVVAIGMETELGHISSLTAEAEEEVTPLEKRLDSLGRRLIWITLVIATVIVVVGTLGGRDLYLMVETAIALSVAAVPEGLPIVATVALARGMWRMAKRNALINRLSAVETLGATSVICTDKTGTLTENRMTVAEIAVDQGRIEVTGEGLEAKGEFNLDSHRIEPDSQETLKALLEVGVLCNNAALPYEQDNDDHKVIGDPMEVALLVAGAKAGINHQEILQQQPEVKEEAFDSETKMMATYHETDGKYRVAVKGAPESVLPACSHYLTAEGAKAMNRQGYEAWQQKCDRLAQDGLRILALAQKTVDSSEIKPYEELTLLGVVGLLDPPRQDVKKALKACHQAGIRAIMVTGDQPVTARNIGLAVGLTTEQEVEAVPGKALKSPDELSPQEHERLRQVPIFARVSPEQKLNLIALHQEAGSVVAMTGDGVNDAPALKKADIGVAMGKRGTQVAREAADMVLQDDAFSSIIAAVEQGRAIFNNIRKFTLYLLSGNVGEIIVVAAASFTDAPLPLLPLQILFLNAVNDVFPALALGLGAGNPTLMQHPPRDSKESILTKSHWRAIALYGFLIAIPVLAVFAYVLVYLGIEEKQAITISFMTLAFGRLWHVFNMRDTGSGLIKNEVTTNHYIWGALLICTGLLLSAVYLPGLSNVLQTVNPGLEGWGIIFAVSLVPLVIGQIVKQIRGRRRKQQFSGQSS